The Terrirubrum flagellatum nucleotide sequence TCGGCGCCTCCGGCGTGCAGCCGGCGACATGGAAGAGGCCGACGCCGCCGGATGAGGCGGCCGCTGCTCCGAACGCCTTCAGGCGATCGTCTGTGCAGCAGCCCTGGAAACCGTCGACGACGCCGATCGCGTCGCCCGCGAGCCGCCCGAACAAGCCGCCCAGCACGGGAAAGATTACATCGGAATCGCGCAGCGCCGGATTGAGCGCCGTCACATCGAGCACGAAGACGGCGCGACGATTATCAGGACGGTGAAGCCCATAGTCCGGCGCGCGGCCGGAGATGGCGCAGGCGATGTCGAGGAAGTCGCCATAGCGATTGGTGCGCGCGCCGAGCACGGAGTTGCAGAAGGCGACGGCGTTCGACTCGCCCCAGGCGACATCGGTTCCCTGTTTCGGCCGATGCCCCGCCTGATAGGGCGCGCAGGTCCAGGTCGGCGCGCAGCCCATCTCCTCATGGGCGCGCATCAGGCGCTTCGCCATGTCGCGCGTCGCGCCTTCGAGACGCACGCGCGAGCAGCCCATGAGATCGAGCGCGCCGACATTCAGCGTCGCGGGCACCGCGACCTTTGCGCCGCCGGCGGCGAGCTTCTCCGCGAAGAGCGTGCCGGAGTCGCCGTGATAGAGCGCGCCATCGATATGGGCCGAGGCGATGGGAATAAGGCGTGGCGCCCCCATCAGCCGCGCGGCTTCGGCGACAATGCGCATCGCCATCGCCGCGCCTTCGCCTGATGCGCCCGCCGCGATGGCGCGTTCCCTGTCAGTCAAATCGACCATCCGCGCGAGGAAGC carries:
- a CDS encoding aconitase X catalytic domain-containing protein, producing MVDLTDRERAIAAGASGEGAAMAMRIVAEAARLMGAPRLIPIASAHIDGALYHGDSGTLFAEKLAAGGAKVAVPATLNVGALDLMGCSRVRLEGATRDMAKRLMRAHEEMGCAPTWTCAPYQAGHRPKQGTDVAWGESNAVAFCNSVLGARTNRYGDFLDIACAISGRAPDYGLHRPDNRRAVFVLDVTALNPALRDSDVIFPVLGGLFGRLAGDAIGVVDGFQGCCTDDRLKAFGAAAASSGGVGLFHVAGCTPEAPTVEAALGSRPAAETIEVTPAMLTDALARLSTAQGDGVDAIAIGSPHLSAEEIGELDRLLAGRTTTRPIYACTGRHALKTIESEGTRGRLEKQGVTFVLDTCVVVTPILPPGGSSLMTNSGKFAHYAPGNTGYAVHYGSLADCVESAVSGRLVRIDPIWR